Genomic segment of Myxococcus stipitatus:
CAGCTGGAAGTGCCACAGCGTCGCGCCGATGCGCGGGCCCAGTTGGTGAGCGTGGTGGGGTTGGACCCCGCCTATCTCCCCGCCAAGCGGATGCTCTACCTGTTGGAACGGTGAGGTGGATGTGAAGGTCCTGTTGCTGGGTTCCGGAGGCCGTGAGCACGCGCTGGCTTGGAAGCTCTCCCAGAGCCCTCGGCTCACGCGGTTGTGGTGCGCCCCGGGCAACCCCGGGACCGCGAAGCTGGCGACGAACGTGCCAGTGAAGGCGGATGCGCCGGATGAAGTCGTGGCGCTGGCTCGGCGGGAGGCGGTGGACCTGGTGGTGGTGGGGCCGGAGGCACCGCTGGTGGCGGGTGTCGCCGACGCACTGGCCCGGGCTGGCATCCCCTGCTTCGGGCCCGTGGCGGGGGCCGCGCTCATCGAGGGCTCCAAGGCGTTCGCCAAGGAGATCATGGCCGAGGCGGGGGTCCCCACGGCCGCCTTCCGCACCTTCACGGACGCGGTCGAGGCGGAGGCCTACGCCGTCGCGCAGGGCCGCATCGTCGTGAAGGCGGATGGGCTGGCGGCGGGCAAGGGCGTCATCGTCGCGCACGACGTGGACGCCGCGCGCGAGGCGGTGCGCGCGGTGGCGGCGATGGGCACGTCGGGACAGCGCATGGTGCTGGAGGAGCTGCTGGAGGGCGAGGAGGTCTCCGCCATGGCGCTCTGCGACGGCGAGCGCTACGTCATGTTGCCCCTCTCGCAGGACCACAAGCGCGTGGGAGATGGCGACACGGGACCGAACACGGGCGGCATGGGCGCCTACAGCCCCGCGCCCTTCCTGGATGACGAGCAGCTGGCCCAGGTGGGCGAGAGCGTCATCGCGCCGACGCTGGCGGTGCTGCGTCGCCGGGGGCTGCCCTTCAAGGGCGTGCTGTACGCGGGGCTGATGCTCACGCGAAGCGGGCCCAAGGTGCTGGAGTTCAACGCGCGCTTCGGTGATCCGGAG
This window contains:
- the purD gene encoding phosphoribosylamine--glycine ligase: MDVKVLLLGSGGREHALAWKLSQSPRLTRLWCAPGNPGTAKLATNVPVKADAPDEVVALARREAVDLVVVGPEAPLVAGVADALARAGIPCFGPVAGAALIEGSKAFAKEIMAEAGVPTAAFRTFTDAVEAEAYAVAQGRIVVKADGLAAGKGVIVAHDVDAAREAVRAVAAMGTSGQRMVLEELLEGEEVSAMALCDGERYVMLPLSQDHKRVGDGDTGPNTGGMGAYSPAPFLDDEQLAQVGESVIAPTLAVLRRRGLPFKGVLYAGLMLTRSGPKVLEFNARFGDPETQVLMMQLDEDLLPLVDACARGQLVERRLAVAPGSSVGVVVAAGGYPDAPRKGQRIDGLDSVPADATVFIAGAEEQGGALVTSGGRVLTVCARGEDLARARERAYAAVAAVRFDGMHFRRDIGAKGMKATT